A region of Vitis vinifera cultivar Pinot Noir 40024 chromosome 15, ASM3070453v1 DNA encodes the following proteins:
- the LOC104881956 gene encoding putative B3 domain-containing protein At3g49610 translates to MTTFKLFGAEISAPKEREDEIPPLSQLPCAILHTNRGMKERGRVLVMRKTLTRSDVSVHQSRLFIINSKVLWSQLLEEEQLKLLAKEHVEVEVVDLKGGRARMKLRRWQSLNILVLNSGWVKLVKVNKLEAKVHRIELWTFRMGDKLCFDLNVERQRQYHP, encoded by the coding sequence ATGACGACCTTCAAGCTCTTTGGTGCTGAGATATCGGCGCCGAAGGAAAGAGAAGACGAGATACCACCTCTCTCCCAACTGCCTTGTGCAATCCTGCATACTAATAGAGGCATGAAGGAGCGTGGCCGGGTTTTGGTGATGAGAAAGACACTGACAAGATCCGATGTGTCCGTGCATCAGAGTCGGCTTTTCATCATCAATAGTAAGGTGCTGTGGAGCCAGTTATTGGAGGAGGAGCAGTTGAAGTTGCTGGCAAAAGAGCACGTTGAAGTTGAGGTCGTGGATCTCAAGGGGGGGAGGGCTAGGATGAAGTTGAGGCGGTGGCAGAGTTTGAATATACTTGTGCTGAATTCCGGATGGGTAAAGCTTGTGAAGGTTAACAAGCTGGAGGCGAAGGTGCATCGTATTGAGTTGTGGACTTTTAGGATGGGTGACAAGCTGTGCTTCGATTTGAATGTCGAAAGACAACGACAATACCATCCATGA
- the LOC100249936 gene encoding probable F-box protein At3g61730 isoform X2 → MGKRMRREKSICCCNSPLAGFSWYEEDIWTEIAKHLDGKSLVMLGTTNKWFHCLIMEDSIWKFACLRDLQLPEPQHTFLNWIKLYASAFDGSHSFMFRQREKHIDLQLVRCPVCDLNTCDGTMQTLDARHIELFLSEGYRDGSWEYQIIGSHDIKKHADGASAGIFDIKHLNDSSTSEIFNLKSWVGKPNDWQPKAMITLHAVAINTNLQENEGLHVKYQAMKAGPDGEVVSLRISQQLL, encoded by the exons ATGGGGAAGCGAATGAGAAGAGAGAAGTCCATTTGCTGCTGCAACTCTCCTCTCGCTGGTTTCTCCTG GTATGAAGAAGACATATGGACAGAGATTGCAAAGCACCTGGATGGTAAATCTCTGGTGATGCTGGGAACAACAAATAAGTGGTTCCACTGTCTGATCATGGAGGACAGTATATGGAAGTTTGCTTGTCTGCGTGATCTCCAGCTACCAGAACCACAACACACATTCCTCAATTGGATCAAGCTTTATGCTTCTGCTTTTG ATGGAAGTCACTCTTTCATGTTCCGTCAGCGGGAGAAACATATTG ATCTACAACTTGTTAGATGCCCTGTCTGTGACCTCAACACATGTGATG GAACCATGCAGACATTAGATGCTAGGCATATAGAACTCTTCCTAAGTGAGGGCTACAGGGATGGGAGCTGGGAGTACCAGATAATAGGATCTCATGACATCAAAAAGCATGCAGATGGAGCTTCTGCAGGCATTTTTGATATCAAACACCTCAATGATTCTTCAACCTCTG AGATCTTTAATCTCAAGTCATGGGTAGGGAAACCCAATGATTGGCAACCAAAGGCTATGATTACCCTACATGCAGTTGCAATCAACACAAATTTACAAGAGAATGAAG GTCTTCATGTAAAATACCAAGCTATGAAAGCTGGGCCTGATGGAGAAGTTGTTTCTCTGAGAATCTCACAGCAGCTCCTGTAA
- the LOC100263679 gene encoding putative RING-H2 finger protein ATL21A — MAFLDIFFFLFSVFPLILARESCPVSRCGSNGCTIGFPFHLVGQQHQNCGYPGFNLSCGSPDITVLRLPYWGEFFVRGINYITQEIQLYDPDNCLPKRLLAFDITGSPFMAEYYLNYTFLICPSELTRFRFTAIDCLSNSTSSVLATSSMSLVSKMSSCQILTTLAVPVSWHVQNDEDFSSDLNSDLQLTWDVPSCGDCEVQGGSCGFQNSSSLEVGCFSTPGTVSDRSSIFLVTKPDPSPPCYESPAAVEKVTRREVKVVTSGFLDCAPPPFRNKVVSKYPHRRDICTAGEDDDGNIDVAENRELARFLDQAISPLGEGHLATARLPFASSRP, encoded by the exons ATGGCTTTCTTGGacatcttcttctttctcttctctgTATTTCCCCTGATTCTTGCAAGAGAGTCTTGCCCAGTTTCCAGGTGTGGCAGCAATGGCTGCACAATTGGATTCCCTTTCCACCTAGTAGGCCAGCAACACCAAAACTGTGGTTATCCCGGGTTCAATCTAAGCTGCGGGAGTCCAGATATAACAGTTCTGAGACTTCCTTATTGGGGAGAATTCTTCGTTCGTGGCATCAATTATATCACACAAGAGATACAACTCTATGACCCGGACAATTGCCTTCCTAAACGACTTCTAGCCTTCGATATTACGGGTTCTCCTTTCATGGCTGAGTACTACCTGAACTACACCTTCCTCATCTGCCCCTCTGAGCTCACAAGGTTTCGGTTCACCGCCATTGACTGCCTCAGCAATTCCACATCCTCGGTCTTAGCTACTTCTTCCATGAGTCTTGTTAGTAAAATGTCCTCATGCCAGATACTCACTACTCTAGCAGTTCCAGTTTCGTGGCATGTTCAGAATGACGAAGACTTCTCATCAGACCTCAACTCAGATCTTCAGTTAACATGGGATGTGCCCAGTTGCGGAGACTGCGAAGTTCAAGGCGGTTCATGCGGGTTCCAGAACAGCTCCAGTCTAGAAGTCGGATGTTTCTCTACGCCCGGAACAG TGTCTGACCGTTCTAGTATCTTTCTGGTAACAAAACCTGATCCTTCCCCTCCATGTTATGAATCACCTGCAGCAGTGGAAAAGGTAACGAGGAGGGAGGTAAAGGTGGTGACGTCGGGTTTTCTTGATTGTGCTCCTCCTCCTTTCAGGAACAAGGTCGTGTCCAAATATCCTCAC agaagAGACATTTGCACGGCTGGAGAAGACGACGACGGTAACATTGACGTCGCAGAGAACAGAGAGCTGGCAAGGTTTCTTGATCAAGCCATTTCGCCTCTTGGAGAAGGTCACTTGGCGACTGCTCGTCTTCCATTCGCATCATCCCGACCATAA
- the LOC100244802 gene encoding probable F-box protein At3g61730 isoform X1, producing the protein MGKRMRREKSICCCNSPLAGFSWYEEDIWTEIAKHLDGKSLVMLGTKNKWFHCLIMEDSIWKFACLRDLQLPEPQHTFLNWIKLYASAFDGSHSFMFRQREKHIDWMRIGAFFLDSPISLLAEKLSCPLKIPQGENLGKTLESCGFCILNNIKTGIWIADLQLVRCPVCDLNTCDGTMQTLDARHIELFLSEGYRDGSWEYRIIGSHDIKKHADGASAGIFDIKHLNDSSTSEIFNLKSWVGKPNDWQPKAMITLHAVAINTNLQENEGLHVKYQAMKAGPDGEVVSLRISQQLL; encoded by the exons ATGGGGAAGCGAATGAGAAGAGAGAAGTCCATTTGCTGCTGCAACTCTCCTCTCGCTGGTTTCTCCTG GTATGAAGAAGACATATGGACAGAGATTGCAAAGCACCTGGATGGTAAATCTCTGGTGATGCTGGGAACAAAAAATAAGTGGTTCCACTGTCTGATCATGGAGGACAGTATATGGAAGTTTGCTTGTCTGCGTGATCTCCAGCTACCAGAACCACAACACACATTCCTCAATTGGATCAAGCTTTATGCTTCTGCTTTCG ATGGAAGTCACTCTTTCATGTTCCGTCAGCGGGAGAAACATATTG ATTGGATGCGAATCGGTGCTTTTTTCCTTGATTCACCCATTTCGCTCCTAGCTGAGAAGCTGAGTTGCCCCTTGAAAATCCCACAAGGTGAAAACTTAGGGAAAACATTGGAGTCATGCGGCTTCTGCATATTGAACAATATCAAAACGGGGATCTGGATAGCTG ATCTACAACTTGTTAGATGCCCTGTCTGTGACCTCAACACATGTGATG GAACCATGCAGACATTAGATGCTAGGCATATAGAACTCTTCCTAAGTGAGGGCTACAGGGATGGGAGCTGGGAGTACCGGATAATAGGATCTCATGACATCAAAAAGCATGCAGATGGAGCTTCTGCAGGCATTTTTGATATCAAACACCTCAATGATTCTTCAACCTCTG AGATCTTTAATCTCAAGTCATGGGTAGGGAAACCCAATGATTGGCAACCAAAGGCTATGATAACCCTACATGCAGTTGCAATCAACACAAATTTACAAGAGAATGAAG GTCTTCATGTAAAATACCAAGCTATGAAAGCTGGGCCTGATGGAGAAGTTGTTTCTCTGAGAATCTCACAGCAGCTCCTGTAA
- the LOC100244802 gene encoding probable F-box protein At3g61730 isoform X2: MGKRMRREKSICCCNSPLAGFSWYEEDIWTEIAKHLDGKSLVMLGTKNKWFHCLIMEDSIWKFACLRDLQLPEPQHTFLNWIKLYASAFDGSHSFMFRQREKHIDLQLVRCPVCDLNTCDGTMQTLDARHIELFLSEGYRDGSWEYRIIGSHDIKKHADGASAGIFDIKHLNDSSTSEIFNLKSWVGKPNDWQPKAMITLHAVAINTNLQENEGLHVKYQAMKAGPDGEVVSLRISQQLL; the protein is encoded by the exons ATGGGGAAGCGAATGAGAAGAGAGAAGTCCATTTGCTGCTGCAACTCTCCTCTCGCTGGTTTCTCCTG GTATGAAGAAGACATATGGACAGAGATTGCAAAGCACCTGGATGGTAAATCTCTGGTGATGCTGGGAACAAAAAATAAGTGGTTCCACTGTCTGATCATGGAGGACAGTATATGGAAGTTTGCTTGTCTGCGTGATCTCCAGCTACCAGAACCACAACACACATTCCTCAATTGGATCAAGCTTTATGCTTCTGCTTTCG ATGGAAGTCACTCTTTCATGTTCCGTCAGCGGGAGAAACATATTG ATCTACAACTTGTTAGATGCCCTGTCTGTGACCTCAACACATGTGATG GAACCATGCAGACATTAGATGCTAGGCATATAGAACTCTTCCTAAGTGAGGGCTACAGGGATGGGAGCTGGGAGTACCGGATAATAGGATCTCATGACATCAAAAAGCATGCAGATGGAGCTTCTGCAGGCATTTTTGATATCAAACACCTCAATGATTCTTCAACCTCTG AGATCTTTAATCTCAAGTCATGGGTAGGGAAACCCAATGATTGGCAACCAAAGGCTATGATAACCCTACATGCAGTTGCAATCAACACAAATTTACAAGAGAATGAAG GTCTTCATGTAAAATACCAAGCTATGAAAGCTGGGCCTGATGGAGAAGTTGTTTCTCTGAGAATCTCACAGCAGCTCCTGTAA
- the LOC100249936 gene encoding probable F-box protein At3g61730 isoform X1 produces MGKRMRREKSICCCNSPLAGFSWYEEDIWTEIAKHLDGKSLVMLGTTNKWFHCLIMEDSIWKFACLRDLQLPEPQHTFLNWIKLYASAFDGSHSFMFRQREKHIDWMRIGAFFLDSPIALLAEKLNCPLKMPQGENLGKTLESCGFCILNNIKTGIWIADLQLVRCPVCDLNTCDGTMQTLDARHIELFLSEGYRDGSWEYQIIGSHDIKKHADGASAGIFDIKHLNDSSTSEIFNLKSWVGKPNDWQPKAMITLHAVAINTNLQENEGLHVKYQAMKAGPDGEVVSLRISQQLL; encoded by the exons ATGGGGAAGCGAATGAGAAGAGAGAAGTCCATTTGCTGCTGCAACTCTCCTCTCGCTGGTTTCTCCTG GTATGAAGAAGACATATGGACAGAGATTGCAAAGCACCTGGATGGTAAATCTCTGGTGATGCTGGGAACAACAAATAAGTGGTTCCACTGTCTGATCATGGAGGACAGTATATGGAAGTTTGCTTGTCTGCGTGATCTCCAGCTACCAGAACCACAACACACATTCCTCAATTGGATCAAGCTTTATGCTTCTGCTTTTG ATGGAAGTCACTCTTTCATGTTCCGTCAGCGGGAGAAACATATTG ATTGGATGCGAATCGGTGCTTTTTTCCTTGATTCACCAATTGCGCTCCTAGCTGAGAAGCTGAATTGCCCCTTGAAAATGCCACAAGGTGAAAACTTAGGGAAAACATTGGAGTCATGCGGCTTCTGCATATTGAACAATATCAAAACGGGGATCTGGATAGCTG ATCTACAACTTGTTAGATGCCCTGTCTGTGACCTCAACACATGTGATG GAACCATGCAGACATTAGATGCTAGGCATATAGAACTCTTCCTAAGTGAGGGCTACAGGGATGGGAGCTGGGAGTACCAGATAATAGGATCTCATGACATCAAAAAGCATGCAGATGGAGCTTCTGCAGGCATTTTTGATATCAAACACCTCAATGATTCTTCAACCTCTG AGATCTTTAATCTCAAGTCATGGGTAGGGAAACCCAATGATTGGCAACCAAAGGCTATGATTACCCTACATGCAGTTGCAATCAACACAAATTTACAAGAGAATGAAG GTCTTCATGTAAAATACCAAGCTATGAAAGCTGGGCCTGATGGAGAAGTTGTTTCTCTGAGAATCTCACAGCAGCTCCTGTAA
- the LOC104881957 gene encoding putative B3 domain-containing protein At3g49610, translating to MARPKASSFSPLFYQLLSSFCEFVSGNYMTTFKLFGAEISAPKEREDEIPPLSQLPCAILHTNRGMKERGRVLVMRKTLTRSDVSVHQSRLFIINSKVLWSQLLEEEQLKLLAKEHVEVEVVDPKGGRTRMKLRRWQSLNILVLNSGWVKLVKVNKLEAKVHRIELWTFRMGDKLCFDLNVERQRQYHP from the coding sequence atggcTCGACCCAAGGCTTCTTCGTTCTCTCCTCTTTTCTATCAACTCCTCTCTTCTTTCTGTGAATTTGTCTCTGGTAATTACATGACGACCTTCAAGCTCTTTGGTGCTGAGATATCGGCGCCGAAGGAAAGAGAAGACGAGATACCACCTCTCTCCCAACTGCCTTGTGCAATCCTGCATACTAATAGAGGCATGAAGGAGCGTGGCCGGGTTTTGGTGATGAGAAAGACACTGACAAGATCCGATGTGTCCGTGCATCAGAGTCGGCTTTTCATCATCAATAGTAAGGTGCTGTGGAGCCAGTTATTGGAGGAGGAGCAGTTGAAGTTGCTGGCAAAAGAGCACGTTGAAGTTGAGGTCGTGGATCCCAAGGGGGGGAGGACTAGGATGAAGTTGAGGCGGTGGCAGAGTTTGAATATACTTGTGCTGAATTCCGGATGGGTAAAGCTTGTGAAGGTTAACAAGCTGGAGGCGAAGGTGCATCGTATTGAGTTGTGGACTTTTAGGATGGGTGACAAGCTGTGCTTCGATTTGAATGTCGAAAGACAACGACAATACCATCCATGA